In Kryptolebias marmoratus isolate JLee-2015 linkage group LG22, ASM164957v2, whole genome shotgun sequence, the sequence gattatcttttggacTCAACATGATTCAACATGGCCATGGCAGCTAAGCCACCTTTTGCAAACACAGCTGTAATAGTCTAAAACTGGGtgaggcagtagctgagagtaatcccccaacacataatctgagcaatAACAGATCCTGTTAGTTCTTACATAATGTGGCTGTCAggatttaaccaaaatggctacaactcttaCTTGTTAAGATATTAGTTGAAAATTCTGGCATGGAAGGTAGTGGGCCTTTAATATAATAACATAATTACCTTTCCGGTGTTTGCTTGGAAAGGACAGTGTTGATTGGGGCTGTTCTTTTTGCAGGTGGTCTTTCCCATTTTCGCCTTTATGAAGTACTTGATACCTGAAACCACCTTTACAGGAACATGGAGATAGATTATtataattaatataaataactgtttaaaatacacaaacagtgAGAAGTTGAAAAGCTACCGACCTGCGACTGAGCCTTGACCACTTCCATGTTCTTGAAGTAGAAAAGGTTGTTGGAGTTGTTGTTGTACTCGGCAACCGCGAGGTTTAAGGCATCTTGAAGACCTTCGTCATCTGCATCAATGTCCATTTTGCCACCAACCAAGGCGCCCAACCCGACGGCAAGAAGGGCCGCGAGAAACGGAAGAACCGTTTTCCACATCGTGTTTCAGTCGAGAAATCTGCGAATAATGAGGCAGGAAAACGTCGAAGTTTCGCCTCCCAGCCTTTTCTGTAAACAATACTGACGCAGCTGCTCAGACTGCCTCTGACGTCACACCCGGAAGTCAAAACCGGAACAAACGGATCGAGTAATCGCCATTCCCGTAAACAACTAGAAATACTTTTACTCTgcatttgaaaattaaaaccagTTAAGATCCAAACCACTCTCCCCCGTTacgaatatatatatttcaattCGGAAATAGTCGCGGAAACTACAACTTCCGCCTTGTGGAGAAACTACAACTTCCTCTTTTCTCGCGTTTTTCCGGTCACGTGGGGTTGATTTCTTATTCTCTCTATGGTCTGCAGCTTGACCGCTCGTGGAAAAGTTTAGCTGGTAATAAGGACAttcgctgttttttttttggtttatcaagtgaatagtaaaaataaacattattaaagTTGGTATAATACATTTCGACGGTAACGGCATGATTGCGTACAGgtgagtgggcggggcttaaagctcTAAAGCGAAGACTTCATAGCTTTCGTAAACTTGGTCCTGCGAACTTGGTCCCAACAAAAGACGGGGACACTCAGAAGAACACAGAAGATTGACACATCACGCAGCCAACCACCTCCCACCCTTTCCTACAGCcaggcagcttttttttcctaaaaacgGGTAATCTCCCAAAATCGGTTTCCTTCTTAACTTCTTTTGGAAGTTAAGACACCGCGTTACTGGAAAACCAAAACGTGACAAGCAAGGTAGGTGGAGACGCACTGGGGGGTCAGATTACTAAACAACTTTCTGAGCGTCCTGCAGAATAATTAACCGCTCTTCGACCTTTAATCCTGTTTAGTGGTAACCTGTGATAGGCACCATGCAGTGGCTGCAGCTTTTGAAGTAAGAAGTGCTTTTCCAGTCATTTAAGGACAACTGTCAGAGATTTGATTTAAtggtgtttgggtttttgtcattttaaatcccCACTTTGCAGGGAGTCTTTCTTTGGCCTGGATGTggtccagcagcagctggtgattGGGTCTGCTGTGGCTCTGGCAGTAGGTGGAGCGCTGGTGTATGCAATGCAGAGAAGGAGCAAGGTGAAAACTATCCCTCTGGGTGAAGGATGGTGGGGAGCAGGAGAGAAGACACCGCAGTCAGAGGATAAGAAAATCTACCCCTTCACCGTGAAAACCACAGATGAAGAGATTAAGGTAGTTTTCAGTGCCAGATTCAGAAATTCAAACAAGGAACACTGACAGGACAGGGTGGAGCGGAGGGAGGGCATTGTCCGGGTAGGGTTTAGTTTCAAGAGTAATGACATCGAGGAACGTGCAACTGAACACTTACCAGACAAATATACATGCCTATGttagagtttaaaacaaaaacaaggatcagtttagctacttttagcttttagccagccaaaaaaattcaagacaacaaaacaaccacagaacaaaaaacgATGAAGATTATTACAATAAAAACGGCAGCAATGATAACAAACATCAATGTGCAAATATGCTGTCacgttaaataaaaaagcagctttaactagagcgcaaacctctgccaagacCAGTTATCGTTGTGATGTCATGACGGGACTGATGACATCATtgtcatgtgatgtcatcacctCCATAGGCCATCGGGTCATTCAAACATTGTAGGATCCGCATCCTGATCACCCCCAGTATTAAATCATTTGGGGTTTTGTTGTGataacctcaacatttcctaaaaatttaatcaaaattcattcattactttttgagtaatcttgtgctcaaatatacaaacaaacaaacaaagacgaCCGAAAACATGTTCCAGCTTCAGTTAACAGAAGTCCAATTCTCTGTTCAACATCTTAacctgcaggaaataaaaacctgatccTTTCACCTGTTTCATTTATCATCTATGAACAGATTTGCGCTGGCTCTCAAAAATTAggaacaaagtttgttttatatcaACTTAAAAGGCGATGTgtctttttcagtttcaaataCAAGAACTATTCCTTATTTCAAGGGACCGAGCTGTCAAACCAAGCTTTTATTGACTTAATTAAGCTGGAATTTACACTTTTGTGTGGaattataaacattaaaaggactcattgcaaagtcaggACAAGAATAACttaatctgcacaatattttcagCGGATTCAGCCaggtgttttgtttactttacctgcatacctgcatttcagaactgcatacCAGTATATCTGGGCGGCTGCTGGAGTAACTCTTTCAAGCTGCACCTTTTGAcgtagttcaggataacctttttatgttttatttcatactctgcaatgagtaccttttaatCTCATGTAACAGGACCTGCACGAGCGCATTGACAGAACCCGCTACACAGACCCGCTGGAAGAGAGCGCCTTCCACTATGGCTTCAATTCCTCTTACCTTAAGAAAGTGGTTTCGTACTGGAGGAATGAGTTTGACTGGAAGAAGCAGGTGGCGACGCTGAACAAATATCCCCACTTCATAACCAGGATAGAAGGTACACACAGCTGCACAGTGATTAAACCATGAGCGTTCACTGGGAAAATAACAGCATTTATTATTGTCTCATGGCGCAGGGCTGGATGTGCACTTCGTTCACGTGCGCCCACCACACCGAGCGGACCAGAAGGTTCTGCCTCTCATGCTCGTTCACGGCTGGCCCGGCTCCTTCTATGAGTTCTACAAGATTCTGCCACTTCTCACTCAGAACCACAGTGGAATTGCATTTGAGGTCATAATCCCCTCCATCCCCGGCTACGGCTTCTCAGAAGCCCCGCATAAACAAGGTAGATTAAAGCCCAAGCCTTCCCTGttggaatgcatatcgcccgccaccattCGTACCACAGTTTGAGTCGATCTCCCAAggtgtcacgctcagagtatgtgttgtgaagctactaccaaattaaaaatttgctgaatatctgcaaaattgattgaattatacccatttttgtgtttttaaaagcaattggttatagaggtacatccagtgactacttgaagcaagttttattaaaattcatctagtggttcatgagttattttactaacagagagacaaacaaacagacacggGCAATACATTATCCTTTGCCTTTCGGTGGCAGGCAGTGATATTTATAAActgtttctgctgaaacagCTGATATTTACCAGCATCCTTCCTGTACCTTTCCAAGGATTTAACAGTCTGGACGCTGCCCGGGTTTTCCTGACTCTCATGGAGCGCCTGGGCTTTTCCCAGTTCTATCTGCAAGGAGGAGACTGGGGCTCGCTCATCACCACGAACATGGCGCAGATGAAGCCCGAGTAAGTGCAAAACGAGTCACCTCACCCCTGCCATCCAATTTCCCAATTGTTTCTGGAAGCTGACATTGTAACATTCTTCAGCTGTGAAACAAAGCTCGCCTTGTGTGCGGATTACCAAAAAACCCGTGGCAAATTCCTGAAAAGTGCAGCTGATAAGCCATGCTGATGGATGATACAAGCTTGCATTTACAGCTGGAATTCCTCTCTTTCAGCTGTGTGAAAGGGCTCCACCTCAACTCGTGGATGTCAATGAGGGGCTTCAAGGTGTTGTTGTCCCTGATAATTGGTCCTTATCTTCCCTTCCTGGTGGGCTTCAGTCGGGAGGATGTCCGCCGACTGTTCCCTTTCTTTGAGAAGAATGTCTGGCAAATGCTGAGGGAATCTGGCTACCTTCACATTCAGGGCACTAAACCAGACACTGCAGGTGAGAACGTGCACAAGAAAACAGGCCGGTTAATGAGGGTGCAGTCTGAACAGGTCACAGAGGAAGTAAGAGAAGTAAttaatagttagtaccttatcaacCATGCCATCAGTGAACGATCACAAAGTATGGAGAGGCAGAAGTTTttcgtccaggctaggctaatgctAGCCAAACGGCGGCctgttttttcacctttttcagttttataaaacaattctttctcaaaaacgacataccagtgtgaaagaacactgtATTAGCTAATGTTAAAGCtctatttgttttagtttgtcactCTCAACCGAACATCTGGGCTTGTGTAGTAATATGGACGTTCGGTTGAGAAAATGACCACAAACTAAAGTCGTTGTCATGCAAACTGCCACTCCGTCTTTGcttctttctccatactctgtgctctttgACTGACGTCCATCTGATacaggtggtatctcactgagctgtttgtttggagactagttggtgactcaaaattatGGGAAAATATGTGAGTTTTCCATAACAGTCTCACTGACCTCTGAGTGACAAGCGAGCcgtgtggttttattttgaaaatcacaggctccttttgtctttcaaaactgcattcttgccCATGTACACGATTTTGttgtccatttttttgtttgtccttgcAGGCTGTGGCCTGAACAGCTCGCCTGTGGGTTTGGCAGCCTACATCCTGGAAAAGTTCTCCACCTGGGTGGATATGAAGAACAGGGATCTGATGGATGGTGGACTGGAGAGGTacaaactctgttttatttttatttaaacatgttatCAGTCATCTAGAACAACTCAGTTCATGACAATAAAAGTGacttttcttatatttttctcCCTTATGAATTATTTACACATGGATTGTTCAAGATTTGAGTTACTGTTGTCTGTGATTAAATACAAATTTTGCCTTTTCTACAGAAAACTCAGCCTGGATGAGCTCTTGACAAACGTCATGATCTACTGGACCACAGGCTCCATCGTCTCCTCCATGCGGTTCTACAAAGAGAACTTTAAGAGCGACCTCAACAACCGAATCGACTCGAAGTAAGTGACCAAGTGctgttttaattgtctttaatctCGTCAGTTCCCTAACAAAggtttatcttttgttttaggACAGAAATATTTGTCCCCACTGGACTGGCTGCGTTCCCTCATGAGCTGATGCACTGCCCCAAATCGTGGGCCCAAATTAGGTATAGAAACATCCACACCTATACTTTCATGCCTCAAGGCGGCCACTTTGCTGCCTTCGAAGAGCCTCAGCTGCTCGCCGACGACTTTATCCAGTTCGTTAAAAAGGTAGAAAAGCTCTAAACCCTTGAATGTACTCTCAGACCAATGCagtaattttactgttttattattactgataTTCTGCACACTacacatatattaaaaaaaatccttttttaaatcctttcgTCACCACAGTGCACGTTATTGCTGGATTTACCACgtaattaaaatgtgtaaaCATGTACACAGTTTACAATGTTCCCGTGGATAGTTTAACTGTTCAAGTTATGCTCAGTAAAAGTCTATTGCATTATTATTGAGTCTgctgttgtgcattttttttgtacatggaAATtcctgaattaaaaataaaaacattcacatcaCCCACCAACCACGCCTCTGCAGAAAGCATTGTGTTGTAGAAACTTTAAAAGCatccccaattctgaaaaaactGGTGTGTGTAATGCATATTAAGACAGAATGCAATGCATAAATctgataaacccacattttattcacaggtGAACATAGTAAAGATATTAagtgttaaaactaaaataaaataaactttgaatttATTGGTGGCAACataaggctgtaaaagtaagtacTTTCTAAGAGGTAAAGATGGGCATAAAATtgaatattgcttttttttcccaccaaaaAGATATAATTTCTTGGCATTAACATTTGATAGGTTTACTAACTTAagttgtgaataaaacatgagtttATGAGACTTGCAAAtgatttcattctgtttttattaacattttacactACATGTCCCAACTTCTTCAAAATTGGGTTGTAAGCCAACATCTGCTTAAACCTTACTTAGAAATGTatgttctgaaagaaaaaaaatctttattaaaatatatacagcTTAATTTAATGTTCAAGTgtaatatttaattaaacacCCATTAAAATTCACTATTAGACACAATTTCCTGCACTCCTCTGGTCAGTTGCTGAAACCTTTAATAGCCATTGGTGCCTGAAACCACACATAATCCTGCCAGTCTGAGCCCGCTGCTCCTGGCCCCTTCCAGGTGCCGGGATCAGTACACAGAGcgatggttttgtttttgactcgAGTTGGGACTTTAAACTGCAGTTTAGGGCGGAACCAGCTGACGCCGCAGTCTCTGTGAGCCAGCGCCAACACGGTGGTGGGCATCAAGCGAACAGGCCTGGCGTCTGACAAGAGGTCGGCAACGAAAAGGGTGCGGAAGAGTTGCCTTAGGCACGACGACACTCGCAGTGACTGATCGGGGGCGGCCAGCACCAGGGCCTCCATGTTGATCTCGTACAGCTCCTTAGGGAGGACGACAGAGCCGCCCATTAACAGTAAAACACAGGGGACCCTGCTGAGGGAAAACAgcacctccagctgctgcagcacctcctccagctcctgaagAGTCTGTTGACATTTGCGCCGGTCCGGATCTGCAGACTGCATTGACCTCCGACTCACTGCGTCTTTATCCTGCAAACCAAAGACTGTTCGTTTAtctcaaaaacacaatttcctcCCTTAAGAACAGTTGAAATTCTAATTCCTCCCCCCCGACACACACCTGCGTTGAAGTTTGCTGCTTCTTCTGGGAGTACACCAGCTGGTCATATGTCATGGGTAGCTGTTGTCTCTGATAGAGAATGCACTTGAGGATCTCGCTGACGAAATGGTAGCAGCTGTTCTGGGTTACGGCGCCAGGGAAGACCACGTCCACACAGGCTTCTTCCCGCGCCCGTCTCGCCACCTCGGCATCCTTTTCCTCCACGTTGGTGTGCTGTTGATTGGCAGTCAGATTGGAGCCTTGACCAGAAGCGTCCTCTCGTGCGCTGCCTGTGCGGAACCGGTGTAATGTCATTAGAGAGAGTAATGGACCAGTCTCAGTCAATTTCAGCAGCTAAATTAAATTTCACAAAGCCCATTGTTCTAATAAAGCCAGTGAGCTTAATCTTCCCATCTGTTATGCAAATGCACAAGTCTGGCTGTGGAGGAAATTACTTTGATTCTAACCAGATCCAAATTGCTAAAATGCTGCGTGTTATTGGGATTTATCTGACCAGCGCATCAGCATCAAATGTATTAAACAGCCTTCAGAGCAAATAAGATTAAAGGCAGCATAATTGCAGCATAGCAGGACCCAATGACACTTTATTCTGTTGGCTCATCTCCCCCATAGCAATTCATCTTAAACGCCCAACTctttcagattttctgttttctgtgtcaaAGAGATGATAAATACTCATCCATTAAATCATGCATTTAGTGTCAGAAGGATGAGCAAATTTACCTGATCCTTTAGGagtcattttgttcaaacaacaaccaaaaatcaAACCAGATTCAATTTTTAGTGCTTGAAAAGGCCCTAGtcttggctttatttttgtgaatacaCGTCATAAAATTTGAGGTCAAAACATGCaacctttgtaaaaaaaatagcaaaaaacaaGGTGTTTGCAAACtaggataaaacaaaaattattattgcctgccgcAGAAAGGTGAAGGTGAACGATAATGTCTTgcagaaataatcactggagGTAAATATACAACTGATTGAcctaaagtaatttaaaaaatgcaatatttcagtcagtttttcagatcatgagctaaaatctggtgaggtagttgctgagactgacctgttagcaaaatatctcacaaaccagtgagtggattatttaaactttcataaATTAATAATCAGATCTTCAtttgcaactgattaccttttaaccagtccaattcaagatggctgccacagcaaatgggcattagccaacacagaaacagctcagAGTCGGATAATTTGAAAGAAACTGAGCTGACGTTTGAAGTGTTAGTTGCTGAGAGTCGTTCATTATTCACACGCCGAGCGTTCAGTCTCGCGATATCGCACGAGATTGGACATGatgttacttttaaaaaagtttgaccaaaactcccACAACTCCTTTAATTAATTTGCTGACCTCAGTTCTTTAAATACCAGGTTTAATTGCATCCACgccaataaaataataaagataaacattaCAAATGAATGAGATAAAAGGCACTGTCATCCAGATCGAAGCCCgtctctttaaataaatacatttatcgTGAGTCTAGAATAAGATAGGAGATTTAAACAAGTTATCTACCTTCAGTGATGTCTGTGAGGGGCATAGCAGCATTTTCCTTGTCTTCAGCATTGTTCGTCCTGTTCTGTTTAAGAGAAACATCTTTAAGTTTAGCAgcatttttctcctctgtgcaTTCGTCGGTGGCCTCCGAAGACGGGAGCCGTTCGGCTTTTTCCGCAGAAAGTCGGCGGACGCTTTGTAAACTTCGGGCCGAACGATCGGCATTCGGTTCTCCCGCTAGGCTAATATTCTTCTGAGACGGAAACGACAGGCGCCTCTTCACGACGGACACATTTTCAGCGTCCTCTGGGTTGGATTTTACCGAATCAGAGAGTTCTGCCATGTTTTTGAATGTACGCGCCTGCACTTGGCCGCACTGCATCATGGGGAATCCGCGAAATGCTGCGTTCAGGCTACACTGGAAAAAGTTCGAAAAGTAGCATTTTCACTTAAAACGGATGTCGTGgtcttaaaataactcaacAAACGATGCGTTCATTCGCATTTTTATAACTAGGCATTATATTGGTTTAGCATACATGACATATTGgttaatgtttaatgttattTGACTacttattattgtttaattaatttctcGCTTTGTAGGTGAATTTGCGACATTTTAATCGTAAAACGGCATTTCGtaaaaatcatattttcaaTGTGTTCATTTATTAGTATCAACCACTGCAAACTTAACTTTTATCTAAATtcatgaagtttttttttcccatttttttagaAGGCGGACCCTGaagtaaacagaaatataacaCACTGGCACCTCCTAGTGGCTTGTTTGCGCACTGCATCGACAAATTGACGACAAGCCCAGGTGTGATAATTAGACGCTGTTAATTAAAAGTCCAAAACGTGGCGGTGGTTCTGGTTTATCCGACTGCCTCGTTTAACGAACAATGTCTTCAGTTCGAGTAGCGGTTCGAGTCCGTCCCATGAGCAAAAGGTTGGTCCAGTTaaatggcagtttttttttcattttgtcgaAACTTTCAAAATTAACTTCTTTACGTTTCGCAGGGAGAAACAGTTGTCTTCCAAGATGATTGTTCACATGAAGGGGAACACGACGTCTGTTCATAAGGTAGGCTATACTGAGACAGAATGAGCTGTgctggaataaaaataataaattggtttattttaaattccagcCTTCATCTGTACGTGGAGACAAGCTGAAGGACAGAGG encodes:
- the ephx5 gene encoding epoxide hydrolase 1, with the protein product MQWLQLLKESFFGLDVVQQQLVIGSAVALAVGGALVYAMQRRSKVKTIPLGEGWWGAGEKTPQSEDKKIYPFTVKTTDEEIKDLHERIDRTRYTDPLEESAFHYGFNSSYLKKVVSYWRNEFDWKKQVATLNKYPHFITRIEGLDVHFVHVRPPHRADQKVLPLMLVHGWPGSFYEFYKILPLLTQNHSGIAFEVIIPSIPGYGFSEAPHKQGFNSLDAARVFLTLMERLGFSQFYLQGGDWGSLITTNMAQMKPDCVKGLHLNSWMSMRGFKVLLSLIIGPYLPFLVGFSREDVRRLFPFFEKNVWQMLRESGYLHIQGTKPDTAGCGLNSSPVGLAAYILEKFSTWVDMKNRDLMDGGLERKLSLDELLTNVMIYWTTGSIVSSMRFYKENFKSDLNNRIDSKTEIFVPTGLAAFPHELMHCPKSWAQIRYRNIHTYTFMPQGGHFAAFEEPQLLADDFIQFVKKVEKL
- the LOC108233930 gene encoding cystatin isoform X2, whose product is MWKTVLPFLAALLAVGLGALVGGKMDIDADDEGLQDALNLAVAEYNNNSNNLFYFKNMEVVKAQSQVVEGVLYFITVKMGKTTCIKTSSLEHCPFQTDSETFYICEFEAWSRPWLKDNPLMITIKSCQ
- the LOC108233943 gene encoding MAD2L1-binding protein, whose product is MMQCGQVQARTFKNMAELSDSVKSNPEDAENVSVVKRRLSFPSQKNISLAGEPNADRSARSLQSVRRLSAEKAERLPSSEATDECTEEKNAAKLKDVSLKQNRTNNAEDKENAAMPLTDITEGSAREDASGQGSNLTANQQHTNVEEKDAEVARRAREEACVDVVFPGAVTQNSCYHFVSEILKCILYQRQQLPMTYDQLVYSQKKQQTSTQDKDAVSRRSMQSADPDRRKCQQTLQELEEVLQQLEVLFSLSRVPCVLLLMGGSVVLPKELYEINMEALVLAAPDQSLRVSSCLRQLFRTLFVADLLSDARPVRLMPTTVLALAHRDCGVSWFRPKLQFKVPTRVKNKTIALCTDPGTWKGPGAAGSDWQDYVWFQAPMAIKGFSN
- the LOC108233930 gene encoding cystatin isoform X3 produces the protein MWKTVLPFLAALLAVGLGALVGGKMDIDADDEGLQDALNLAVAEYNNNSNNLFYFKNMEVVKAQSQVVSGIKYFIKAKMGKTTCKKNSPNQHCPFQANTGKPHICEFVVWSRPWLQDIQLLENTCN